GGCCGCGAACAGCAGCTTGCCCTCCGCATCGCGCACGGCAAAGGTCAGCACCTGGCCGACGCGCAGGGCTTTGGGTGGGAGATGTATCAGGTCCAAGGGGTGGCGCTCGAAAGCCCTGGCGATGGCCAAGGGCACGCATGGTTTTCGGTTGTTGCGAGCATAAGCTTGAGTTGACCCGGCCGGCGTGGGTAGCTTCCCCGGGCTTCAGCGTAAAATCCCCGACGGTTCGAGGAGCGTTGCGACGGCTTGCCCACCCAGGCGCCGCCAGGCTCGGACCGGAGCCCGGCGCACCCGCCCGCTCAGCAACGACGCTCACCGAACCATGATTTCTTGTGGCCGCGGTGAGTTCGCGGCCCTGTCCACCGAGGCCGACAATGACCGATACCAGCACCGCCACCACCCCTCCGCCGATGAAGCTCTCGGGCCTGGAGCCGGTGCAGATCGGCGCCGGCACCCTGTTCGTCAACATCGGCGAGCGCACCAATGTCACCGGCTCCAAGGCCTTTGCGCGCCTGATCCTGAACGGCCAGTTCGAGGAGGCGCTGGCGGTGGCGCGCCAGCAGGTGGAGAACGGCGCCCAGGTGATCGACATCAATATGGACGAGGCCATGCTGGACAGCAAGGCCGCGATGGTGCGCTTCCTCAACCTGATCGCCTCCGAGCCCGAGATCGCACGCGTGCCCATCATGATCGACAGCTCCAAGTGGGAGGTGATCGAGGCCGGGCTCAAGTGCATCCAGGGCAAGGGCATCGTCAACTCGATCTCGCTCAAGGAGGGCGAGGCCGAGTTCAAGCGCCAGGCCAAGCTGGTGCGCCGCTATGGCGCCGCCGCGGTGGTGATGGCCTTTGACGAGAAGGGCCAGGCCGACACCTTCGCGCGCAAGACCGAGATCTGCGCGCGTGCCTACCGCATCCTGGTGGACGAGGTGGGCTTCGACCCCGAGGACATCATCTTCGACCCCAATATCTTCGCCATCGCCACCGGCATCGAGGAGCACGACAACTACGCGGTGGACTTCATCAATGCCACGCGCTGGATCAAGCAGAACCTGCCGGGCGCCAAGGTCAGCGGCGGGGTCTCGAACGTGAGCTTCAGCTTCCGCGGCAACGAGCCGGTGCGCGAGGCCATCCACACCGTGTTCCTCTATCACGCCATCCAGGCGGGCATGGACATGGGCATCGTCAACGCCGGCATGGTGGGCGTCTATGACGACCTGGAGCCGGTGCTGCGCGAGCGCGTTGAGGATGTGGTGCTGAACCGCCGGCCCGACTCTGGCGAGCGCCTCATCGAGGTGGCCGAGAGCGCCAAGGGCGCCGCCAAGGACGACTCCGCACGCCTGGCCTGGCGCGCCGGCACGGTGGAGGAGCGGCTCTCGCATGCCCTCGTGCATGGCATCACCGACTTCATCAACGAAGACACCGAGGAGGCCTACCAGGCCATCCTGGCCAAGGGCGGCCGGCCCCTGCATGTGATCGAGGGCCCGCTGATGGCGGGTATGAACATCGTCGGCGACCGCTTTGGCGCCGGCAAGATGTTCCTGCCCCAGGTGGTGAAGAGCGCGCGCGTGATGAAGAGCGCGGTGGCGCATCTGGTGCCCTATATCGAGGAGGAGAAGCGTCAGCTGGCGGCGGCCGGCGGCGATGTGAAGCCCAAGGGCAAGATCGTCATCGCCACCGTGAAGGGCGACGTGCACGACATCGGCAAGAACATCGTCACCGTGGTCCTGCAGTGCAACAACTTCGAGGTCGTGAACATGGGCGTGATGGTGCCCTGCCAGGACATCCTGGCCAAGGCCAAGGTCGAGGGCGCCGACATCATCGGCCTCTCCGGCCTGATCACGCCCAGCCTGGAAGAGATGCAGCATGTGGCGGCCGAGATGCAGCGCGACGATTACTTCCGCGTCAAGAAGATCCCGCTGCTGATCGGCGGCGCCACCTGCAGCCGCGTGCACACGGCGGTGAAGATCTCGCCGCATTACGAGGGTCCGGTGGTCTATGTGCCCGATGCCTCGCGCTCGGTGGGCGTGTGCTCGGACCTGCTCTCGGACGAGCGCGCCACGCGCTTCATCGATGAGCTGAAGAGCGACTACGAGAAGGTGCGCGAGCTGCACGCGAACAAGAAGCAGACCCCGCTGGTGACGCTGGCGCAGGCGCGCGCCAACAAGACCAAGCTGGACTGGGCCAGCTACCAGCCGCCCAAGCCCAAGTTCATCGGCCGCCGCGTCTTCAAGAACTACGACCTGGCCGAGCTGGCCGCCTGCATCGACTGGGCGCCGTTCTTCCAGACCTGGGACCTGGCGGGTTCATTTCCGGCCATCCTGAAGGACGAGATCGTCGGCAGCGAGGCGCAGCGCGTCTTCAGCGACGGCAAGCGCATGCTGCAGCGCCTCATCGAGGGGCGCTGGCTGCAGGCCAGCGGCGTGATGGGCATCTACCCAGCGGCCCAGGTGAACGACGACGACATCGAGATCTACAAGGACGAGAGCCGCAGCGAGGTCTTGATGACCTGGCGCGGCCTGCGCATGCAGAGCGAACGCCCGGTGGTGGATGGCGAGCTGCGGCCGAATCGCTGCCTGGCCGACTACATCGCCGCCAAGGGCAGCGTGCCGGACTACATCGGCCTGTTCGCCGTCACCGCCGGCCTGGGGGTGGAGAAGAAGGAGGCCCAGTTCATGGCCGACCACGACGACTACTCGGCCATCATGCTGAAGGCCCTGGCCGATCGGCTGGCCGAGGCCTTTGCCGAGCGCCTGCACCAGCGCGTGCGCATGGAGCTGTGGGGCTATGCGGCCGACGAGACGCTCAGCAACGAGGCCCTGATCGCCGAGCAGTACCGCGGCATCCGCCCGGCGCCGGGTTATCCGGCCTGCCCGGATCACCTGGTCAAGCGCGATCTGTTCCGCGTGCTGGTGCCCGAGGAGATCGGCATGGGCCTCACCGATGCGATGGCCATGACGCCGGCGGCCAGCGTCTCGGGCTTCTATTTCTCGCACCCCGAGGCGAGCTATTTCAATGTGGGGCGCATCGGCGCCGATCAGCTGAAGGATTGGGCGCAGCGCTGCGCCCTGGATGAGGTGGCGGCGCAGCGTGCCCTGGCGCCGCTGCTCTGAGCACAAGCGTTTGTTGTTACAACTTCGGCCGCCGGCTTTGCCGCGGCACCCGCGTCGGCTGGCATGCTGATGCCCCCGGCCCTTGTGGGCCTTGAATGAGGAACAAGTCCATGTCCATCAAGTCCAGTCAGATCGTTGCCGGCGTGGCCGTGGCCGCGCTGATGTTGGGCGGTGCCTATGCCGTCGGCCGTTCGCAGTCGCAAGCGGCGCCCGATCCGGTGCTGGCGCAGGCGGCGCCCGCGGCCAAACCCGCGGCCAAGCCGGCCGCCGCCAAGACCTGCCCTGATTGCGCCACCGTCAGCGAGGTGCGCACCGAGGAACGCCAGGGCAAGGCCAGCGGCCTGGGCGTGATCGGCGGCGCGGTGGTGGGCGGCCTGCTGGGCAACCAGGTGGGCGGCGGCAGTGGCAAGAAGCTCGCCACCGTGGGTGGTGCGGTGGCCGGCGGCTATGCCGGCAACGAGATCGAGAAGCGCAGCAAGTCGCACAAGGTCTGGATCGTGCGCCTCAGCTACAAGGACGGCAGCACGCGCACTTTCGAGCGCAGCCAGGATCCGCAGCTGCGCGTGGGCGATCTGGTGCTGGAGCGCGATGGCCAGCTGACACGCCAGTGATGATGTGGCGTCGCCGCCTGCTGGCGCTCGGTCTCGCGGCACTGCTCGGGGCCACGGCAATGCCGGCGGCGGCCCAGCCGCTCGTCTACCTGGTGCGTCATGGTGAGCGGCTGGACCTTCCCACCGACCCCGGGCTCTCGCCGGTCGGCGAGGCGAGGGCACAGCGCCTGGCGGCGATGCTGGCCGACGCCGGCCTGCGGGCCATTTACACCACTCCGTACCGGCGCACCATGGCGCATGCCGCGCCCACGGCGCAGCGCCTGGGGCTCACGCCCGTGGTGCTGCCGGCACGCGACACCGAGGCCTTGCTGGCCAGGCTGCGCGCCCATGGCAGCGGCGAGGCCGTGCTGGTGGTCGGCCACAGCAACACCCTGCCGGCGATCCTGCGTGGCCTGGGCTACCAGGCCGAGGTCACGATAGACGAAGACGAGTTCGACTGGCTTTTCGCGCTGACGCCTGGTGCGCCGGGCGGCGCCGCGCCGGCGCTGGTGCGCTTGCGCTACTGACATCTGCCCTTCCTAGGGGTGGCAGGCCACCCTGCGCGAGCCTAGTATCCGCGGACGGGGCTGCAGCCGCCCCGATAAGGGGCAAGCCGTGAAGCCACAGTTTCGCAACGCCGTTCTCGCAGCGTCCCTGGCAGGCCTGATGGGCCTGGCGCCCGCACATGCGGCCAGCACCGTCACCTCCTTCGTCGATACGCTCACCGATCTGAGCCTGGGCTGGAACTGGAACGCGGCCGGCGGCACCGCCACCTACAACGGCGTGTTTTGGGATGCCGAGCTGACGGCGACCTTTGCCAACAACCAGTGGACCGTGAGCGGTTGGTACCAGCACCTGTCGGGCCCGCATGGCGAGACCATCGAGGCACCGCATCTGCTGGCGGGCGTGTTCGCACCCTTTGGCTCGTTCTCGCAAGCCGGTGTCGATGACCACCTGGGCCTGCCGGGCGCGGCGCCCCAGCATCTGCAGGCGCACAACTGGCAGTTCGGCGCCTTCGGGTCGGCCTTCACCGGGCTCTCCGTGCTGCAAGTGGCCCACCCCGTGCCCGAGCCCAGCCCGGCCGCGATGCTGATCGCGGGCCTGCTGGGCGTCGGCTTCTATCTGCGCCGGCGCGGCCTGGAGCGCTGAGCGCTCAGGCCTCGCGGCCGAGGCCGCGCCGCCACTGGATCGCCTCACTCAGGTGGCCGATGGCGATGTCGGCGCTGCCCTCCAGATCCGCGACGGTGCGCGCCACTCTCAGCACGCGGTGGTAGCTGCGCGCCGACCAAGCGAGGCGATTCGCCGCCTTGTGCATGAATGCGGTGGTGGCCTGGTCGATGCGCGCCACCTCATCGAGTTGCTTGACGCTCAGCCTGGCATTGCTGCAACCCTGGCGCGCCAGCGCCAGTTCGCGCGCCCGCGCCACCCGGGCGGCCACCAGGCTGCTGGCTTCGCCCCCGCTGGCGTCCGCCAGCACCTGGGCCGGCAGCACCGGCACCTCCACCAGCAGATCCAGGCGGTCGAGAAAGGGGCCGCTGAGCCGCCCCTGGTAGCGTGAGATCTGCTCGGGCGTGCAGCGGCAGCTTTGCACCAGGCTGCCGGCATGGCCGCAGGGGCAGGGGTTCATGGCCGCGATCAGCTGGAAGTCGGCAGGGAACTCCGATTGCCGCGCGGCGCGCGAGATCTGGATGTGGCCGGTCTCCATTGGTTCGCGCAAGGCCTCCAGGGCGCTGCGACTGAATTCGGGCAACTCGTCGAGGAACAGCACGCCGTGCAAGGCCAGCGATACCTCGCCGGGGCGCGGCGGCGAGCCACCGCCCACCAGGGCGGCGCTGGACGCGCTGTGGTGGGGGCTGCGAAAGCTGCGCTGTCCCCAGCGCTCGGGCGTGAACATGCCGGCCAGGCTCAGCATCGCCGCCGATTCCAAGGCCTCGTGCTCCTGCATCGCCGGCAGCAGGCCCGGCAGGCGCTGCGCCAGCATGGACTTGCCGGTGCCTGGCGGCCCGATCAGCAGCAGGCTCAGGCCTCCGGCCGCGGCAATCTCCAAGGCCCGCTTGGGGCCGGCCTGGCCCTTGATTTCGTTGAGGTCGGGCCCGGGCATCGCTGCCCTGGGCTGCGCGGCCGGCATCGGCAAGGGCAGCTGCCCGCCGCCGCCCGGGCCGAGGGCCGCCACCACCTCGAGCAGATGGCCGGCGCCGTGGACCGCCGCGCCGCGCACCAAGGCCGCCTCCTGGGCACTCGTGACCGGCAGCAGGAGCCGGCGACCCTGGCCCTCGCGCCGCAGCGCCAGGGCCATCGCCATGGCGCCGCGCACCGGGCGCAGCTCGCCGGCCAGCGAGAGTTCGCCCGCGCATTCGAGGTCGGCCAGCAGCTTGTCGTCGATCTGGCCGCTGGCCGCCAGCAGGCCCAGCGCGATCGGCAGATCGAAGCGCCCGCCCTCCTTGGGCAGGTCGGCCGGCGCCAGGTTCACGGTGATGCGCTGGCTGTGTGGAAAGCTCAAACCGCTGTTGAGCAGGGCGGCGCGCACGCGCTCGCGAGCCTCTTTGACCTCGGTTTCCGCCAGCCCCACCAGGGTGAAGCTGGGCAGGCCGTTGGCCAGATGCACCTCCACCGTGACCGGTGCGGCACTCACGCCGTCCAGGGCACGGCTGTGGATGATGGCCAGAGACATGTGGCTGTCCTCCCCTGGCGCCGATTGTGCCGTTGCCGCTGCCCGCGTGCGCGTTGCGCACGGTTTCGGGGCGCGCACCAGAACGGCGCCAGGCGCTTTCTGACCCAGCTTGGTGCGGTTTGAGCCCATGCCGGGCCTGTTGGGGCCCCGATGCCCCAGGGAAAGCCGCGCATGAGGTCCGAAATGGGGCTGGCACGGAAGCTGCAAACAGGGGGGGTGAAACCGTTTCTGCCCGTCTTCCACCCTTAGGAGTTCCGCGATGAAGTCGATCTACGCCGCAATTGCCATCAGCCTGCTCGCTCCGGCCATGCCGGTGCTGGCTGATGAGCCGGCCAGCCCCCTGTCGTTCAACGCCAGCGTGACCACGGACTATCGCTACCGCGGCATTTCGCAGACCCGCCTCAAGCCCGCCCTGCAGGGCGGCGCCGACTATGCCTCCGCCAGCGGCTTCTACATCGGCACCTGGGCCTCCACCATCAAGTGGATCAAGGACGCCGGCGGCGACAGCAATGTCGAGCTGGACGTCTACGGCGGCTACAAGACCGAGATCAGTGCCGGCCTGACCCTGGATGTCGGCGCCCTGCAATACGTCTACTCGGGCAACAAGCTCAGCCCCAGCGCCAACACCACCGAGCTCTATGCCGCGCTGACGTTCGGCCCGGTGACCGCCAAGTACTCGCACAGCACCAGCAATCTGTTCGGCTTTCCCGACTCCAAGGGCAGCGGCTATCTGGACCTGAGCGGCACCTTCGACCTGGGCGAGGGCTTCACCCTGACCCCGCATGTGGGCCACCAAAAGGTGCGCCATCTGGGCTCGGCCTCCTACACCGACTACTCGCTCACCGTGAACAAGGACTACGCCGGCTTCACCTTCGGCCTGGCCGCGGTGGGCACCGACAACGACAGCTACATCGGCGCCGGCAAGAACCTGGGCAAGAACGGCCTGGTGCTGTCGGTCAAGAAGACCTTCTGATTGAACCTGAGGAGACCTCACCATGAAACTCATCACCGCAGTCATCAAGCCCTTCAAGCTTGATGAGGTCCGCGAGGCGCTCAGCGCCATCGGCGTGCAGGGCCTGACCGTCACGGAAGTGAAGGGCTTCGGCCGCCAGAAGGGCCATACCGAGCTCTACCGTGGCGCCGAATACGTGGTCGACTTCCTGCCCAAGGTCAAGGTCGAGGCCGCCGTGGCCGATGCGGTGGTGGAGCAGGTGATCGAGGCGATCGAGAAGTCCGCCCGCACCGGCAAGATCGGCGACGGCAAGATCTTCGTCTCGCCGCTCGACCAGGTGGTGCGCATCCGCACCGGTGAGACCGGCCAGGACGCGCTCTAAGCGCCCACTGCCCGCTCTGCTCGCACACAGCACTTCCCCCTTCCGGAGACCCCCGATCATGAAGAAACTGCTTGCCTGTCTGGCCCTGGCCGCCGCGGCGCTAGCGCCCAGCGCCTGGGCACAAGACGCTGCCGGCGCCGCTTCGGCGCCCGCCGCTACCGCCGCCGTTGCCGCGGCACCCGAGGCGGCCTCGGCCGCGGCGCCCGCACCTGCTGCTTCTGCCCCCGCGGAGGCCGCCTCGGCCCCGGCCGCGGCACCCGTGCCCAACAAGGGCGATACCACCTGGATGATGGTCTCGACCCTGCTGGTCATCATGATGACGGTGCCAGGTCTTGCGCTGTTCTACGGCGGCCTGGTGCGCAGCAAGAACATGCTGTCGGTGCTGATGCAGGTGATGGTCACCTTCTCGATGATCGTGGTGCTGTGGGTGCTGTATGGCTACAGCATCGCCTTCACCGAGGGCAACGCCTTCTTCGGCGGGCTGGACCGGCTCTTCATGAAGGGCATCTGGGACAACGCGGCCGGCACCTTCGCCAACGCCGCCACCTTCAGCAAGGGCGTCGTCATCCCCGAGATCGTGTTCGCGGCCTTCCAGGCGACCTTCGCTGGCATCACCGCCTGCCTGATCGTCGGCGCCTTCGCCGAGCGTGCCAAGTTCTCCGCCGTGCTGCTCTTCATGGCCCTGTGGTTCACCTTCAGCTACCTGCCGATCGCCCACATGGTCTGGTTCTGGATGGGCCCGGATGCCTACAGCGCCGCCAGCGTCGTTGACGAGATGAATGGCAAGGCCGGCCTGCTGTGGCAATGGGGCGCGCTGGACTTCGCCGGCGGCACCGTGGTGCACATCAACGCAGCCGTCGCCGGCCTGGTGGGCGCCTACTTCGTGGGCAAGCGCATCGGCTACGGCAAGGAAAGCTTCACCCCGCACAGCCTGACGCTGACCATGGTGGGTGCCTCGCTGCTGTGGGTGGGCTGGTTCGGCTTCAACGCCGGCTCGGCACTCGAAGCCAACGGCTTCGCCGCCCTGGCCTTCATCAACACCTTCGTCGCCACCGCCGCCGCGGTGCTGGCCTGGAGCGTGGGTGAGGCGCTGCACAAGGGCAAGGCCTCCATGCTGGGTGCCGCCTCGGGCGCCGTCGCCGGCCTGGTGGCCATCACCCCTGCGGCCGGCAACGTCGGCGTGGGCGGTGCGCTGATCATCGGCGTGATCGCCGGCTTCGCCTGCCTGTGGGGCGTGTCGGGTCTGAAGAAGCTGCTGGGTGCGGACGACTCGCTGGACGTGTTCGGTGTGCACGGCGTCGGCGGCATCGTCGGTGCCCTGCTGACCGGCGTGTTCAACTCGCCCAATCTGGGTGGCCCCAGCGCCGTGGGCGACTGGGTCACCGCCAGCATGATCACCGGCGACGCCTACTCGATCGGCGCCCAGGTGCTGACCCAGGCCAAGGCCGTGGGCGTGACCGTGGTCTGGTCGGGCATCGTCTCGGTGATCGCCTACAAGATCGTCGATCTGGTGATCGGCCTGCGCGTCACCGAAGAGGAAGAGCGCGAGGGTCTGGACATCAGCGCGCATGGCGAGACGGCCTATCACAAGTAAGCCGGCCAGCAAGCCCGCAAGCGAAAGCCGCCCTCGGGCGGCTTTTCTTTTGCCTGATGCGCTTTCGACGGAGGGTCAGGTCTTGCGGCCGCGCAGCAGAATCCCCAGCAGCTCCAGCAGCTTGGCCGGGCTGAAGGGTTTGGCGAGGAAGAAATTGGCGCCCAGCCCCAGGGCCTCGGCCTTGTCCTGTTCGCTGGCCGCGGCGGTCAGCATGACGATCACGGTGTTGGCGAAGGCGGGGTCGGCGCGCAGTGTCTTGCAGACCTCCAGGCCGTCCATGCCGCCGGGCATCATCACGTCCAGCAGCACCAGGTCCGGGCGCACCGTCTGTGCCAGCTGCAGGCCGAGCGCCCCGTTGGCGGCCTCGTAGATCACGTAGGGGCTGTCCTCCAGCGCCCAACGTACCAGGCGACGGATGTCGGCCTGGTCATCAACGATCAGGATCTTCGGCTTCATGGGGCTCGGGGGGCTGGCATTCACAGCCTCAAGCATATCGCCTGCTCCTGTCTTGGGATTTTCATTTGCGCCCCCATGTGCAGCAGCCTCCTAGAATCGGCCGACGAAGCAACGCTGGCCCCGCATCATGGTTCCCCACCTCATTACCGCACTCACCGGCCCCATCAACGAGCTGGAGCAGCGCGTGCTCGAGTCCATGCCGGCGATCGAGCGTTGGTTCCGCCTTGAGTGGATGGAGCACACGCCGCCCTTCTACAGCTCGGTGGACCTGCGCAATGCCGGCTTCAAGCTGGCGCCGGTGGACACCAATCTGTTCCCGGGCGGCTTCAACAACCTCACCCCCGAGATGCTGCCGCTGGCGGTGCAGGCGGCGATGGCGGCGATCGAGAAGATCTGCCCAGAGGCCAAGAACCTCCTGCTGGTGCCCGAGGGCCATACGCGCAACAGCTTCTATCTCAGCAATGTGGCCACGCTGACGCGCATCTTCACCCAGGCCGGCCTGAACGTGCGCCTGGGCACGCTGGACGAGAGCATCAAGGAGCCCACGGCGCTGGCCCTGCCGGATGGCGGCCAGCTCACCATCGAGCCGCTGGTGCGCAAGCGCGGGCGCCTGGGCCTGAAGGATTTCGACCCCTGCACCATCCTGCTCAACAACGACCTCAGCGCCGGCGTGCCGCGCGTGCTCGAGCATCTGCACGAGCAATACCTGCTGCCGCCCCTGCATGCGGGCTGGGCGCTGCGCCGCAAGAGCAACCATTTCCGCGCCTACGAGGAAGTGGCGAAGAAGTTCGCCAAGCTGCTGGGCATGGACCCCTGGCTGATCAACCCGATGTTCGCGCCGGTGCAGGGCCTGGACTTCAGCACCGGCCAGGGCCTGGATGCGCTGCAAACCCAGGTGGACACCATCCTCAACAAGACGCGCCGCAAGTACAAGGAATACGGCATCCAGGAGAAGCCCTTCGTGGTGGTGAAGCCCGATGCCGGCACCTATGGCATGGGCATCATGACGGTGCGCGATGCCAAGGACCTCGACGAGCTGAGCCGCCGCACCCGCAACAAGATGAGCGTCTGCAAGGACGGCCAGCTGGTCAGCGAGGTGATCGTGCAGGAGGGCGTGGTCACGCACGAGCGCGTGCACGATGCGGTGGCCGAGCCGGTCGTCTACATGATGGACCGCTATGTGGTGGGCGGCTTCTACCGCATCCATGCCGAGCGTGGCGAGGACGAGAACCTCAACGCCCCCGGCGCCAGCTTCGTGCCGCTGGCCTTTGCGCAAAGCTCGCAGCTGCCGCGCCCGGGTGAGAAGCCGGGCGCCAGCGCGCCCAACCGCTTCTACATGTATGGCGTGATCGCGCGCCTGGCCATGCTGGCGGCCAGCTACGAGCTCGAGGTCACCGACCCCGAGGCCGAGGTCTACGCCTGAGCGGCGTCCTTGACATGAAGCCGCGGCGGCGTCAAGCCCGCTGCCCCCTGGGCAGGCGGGGCGCTTGACGCACTGCACAAAGCCGAGCGCACAATAGCGCTTTTGGCTTTCGAGCAGCGTCCTCAGCGCGCTGCGGCACTCTGTGGGTTCTTCTACTGCGGCACGTTCGCCGTCCGCCCTGGCGGGCCTCACGCTCGGGGCATTGGGCGTGGTCTATGGCGACATCGGTACCAGCCCGCTCTACGCGCTGAAGGAAGTCTTCCATGGCGGCCATGTGGCCGCCACCACCGACAACATCCTCGGCGTGCTCTCGCTGATCTTCTGGACGATGACGGTGATCGTCTCCCTGAAGTACGTGCTGCTGATACTGCGCGCCGACAACAACGGTGAAGGCGGCCTGATCGCGATGCTGGCGCTGGCCACCACGGCGGTGAGCGAGCGCCCGCAACTGCGCCGCGTGCTGCTGGTGGTGGGCATGTTCGGCACCGCCATCTTCTATGGCGATGGCGTCATCACCCCGGCGGTGTCGGTGCTGTCGGCGGTGGAGGGCCTGGGCGTGGCCGCGCCGCAGCTGGAAAAATTCGTCGTGCCGCTGACCCTGCTGGTGCTCACCGGCCTGTTCGCGGTGCAGCGCTTCGGCACCAGCGGCATCGGCAAGTTCTTCGGCCCCATCACCCTGGTCTGGTTCTTCGTGCTGATCGCGCTGGGCCTGCCGCACATCATCGAGAACCCCAAGGTGCTGGCGGCCATCAACCCCTGGTATGCCTTCCAGTTCGCCGCCGCCCAGCCGCTGGTGGCCTTCATCTCGCTGGGGGCGGTGGTGCTGTGCGTCACCGGCGGCGAGGCCCTGTATGCCGACCTGGGCCACTTCGGCCCGCTGCCGATCCGGCTGGCCTGGTACGGCATGGTGATGCCGGCCCTGGTGGTCAACTACTTCGGCCAGGGCGCCATGCTGCTGGACGAACCCGAGGCGGTGAGCAACCCCTTCTTCCACATGGCGCCGGACTGGGCCGCGCTGCCGCTGGTGTTCCTGGCCACGGCGGCCACCGTGATCGCCTCGCAGGCCCTCATCACCGCGGC
This portion of the Paucibacter sediminis genome encodes:
- the gshA gene encoding glutamate--cysteine ligase — encoded protein: MVPHLITALTGPINELEQRVLESMPAIERWFRLEWMEHTPPFYSSVDLRNAGFKLAPVDTNLFPGGFNNLTPEMLPLAVQAAMAAIEKICPEAKNLLLVPEGHTRNSFYLSNVATLTRIFTQAGLNVRLGTLDESIKEPTALALPDGGQLTIEPLVRKRGRLGLKDFDPCTILLNNDLSAGVPRVLEHLHEQYLLPPLHAGWALRRKSNHFRAYEEVAKKFAKLLGMDPWLINPMFAPVQGLDFSTGQGLDALQTQVDTILNKTRRKYKEYGIQEKPFVVVKPDAGTYGMGIMTVRDAKDLDELSRRTRNKMSVCKDGQLVSEVIVQEGVVTHERVHDAVAEPVVYMMDRYVVGGFYRIHAERGEDENLNAPGASFVPLAFAQSSQLPRPGEKPGASAPNRFYMYGVIARLAMLAASYELEVTDPEAEVYA